A genomic window from Triticum urartu cultivar G1812 chromosome 7, Tu2.1, whole genome shotgun sequence includes:
- the LOC125524840 gene encoding 3-ketoacyl-CoA synthase 6-like, which produces MSSRFSVKHFRMIYNRSANTHVPRTVTTMALAAGVLKIVAPQPGAIYPIHLLLAIVVLTITTTIYLALCRKTVYLVDYACFRPSFNLRCPKATFLEHAHLSSLLDDSTVNFIGTVLKRSEMSDETYVPPVLHYIEPYCGLYDARAEAESIVFSVTDDLLAKTCINRDAIGVLITTSSIFCPIPSIADMIVNRYKLRGDLCVMNLSGMACSASMTAVGLASNMLQVMPWGSHALIVSTETTGPGHYQGNTRSMQLPNILFRIGGVAKLLSTSRSKARFQLAHVTRIITAANNSAYRCAYQEEDEKGILGTRLTKDLMVVAGDALKDNLTASGPLVLPTAELLKFFFFDIVGKVLYWRKIRPYIPNFCVAFEHICIHVGGPAVISSIQRGLNLSDKHVEPSRMTLYRFGNQSAASVWYELAYIDAKGLMKKGDRVWMIGFGAGYECNTATWVCIQPSSCADGPWVDCINCYPVDISRKG; this is translated from the coding sequence ATGAGTTCGCGGTTTTCTGTCAAGCACTTCAGAATGATATACAATCGTTCAGCCAACACCCACGTCCCTCGAACTGTAACCACAATGGCACTTGCAGCAGGTGTCCTGAAAATAGTTGCACCTCAACCCGGTGCTATTTATCCCATCCACCTACTTCTTGCCATCGTTGTACTGACCATCACCACAACCATCTACCTTGCACTCTGTCGTAAAACTGTATACCTTGTTGACTACGCTTGCTTCCGGCCAAGTTTCAACCTAAGATGCCCAAAGGCAACCTTCCTCGAGCATGCACATCTCTCGTCTTTGCTTGATGATTCTACTGTCAACTTCATAGGAACAGTTCTCAAGCGCTCAGAAATGAGCGATGAGACATATGTCCCGCCTGTGCTTCACTATATAGAGCCATATTGTGGGCTTTACGACGCACGTGCCGAAGCAGAGTCAATTGTCTTCTCGGTCACCGATGATCTTTTGGCCAAAACATGCATCAATCGTGACGCGATCGGTGTTCTTATCACCACCTCAAGTATATTTTGTCCGATACCATCCATTGCTGACATGATTGTCAATAGATACAAGTTGCGAGGTGATCTTTGCGTAATGAACCTCTCAGGGATGGCGTGCTCTGCTTCAATGACCGCAGTGGGGCTTGCAAGCAATATGTTGCAGGTCATGCCTTGGGGGTCGCATGCATTGATAGTGTCAACAGAGACCACTGGGCCAGGCCATTATCAAGGGAATACACGCTCCATGCAGTTGCCTAATATCTTATTCCGCATAGGTGGAGTGGCGAAGTTGTTGTCGACTTCTAGGTCGAAGGCTCGGTTTCAGCTTGCACATGTCACGCGGATAATCACTGCGGCAAACAACTCCGCATACCGATGTGCATACCAGGAGGAAGATGAGAAGGGCATCCTAGGGACACGTCTCACTAAAGACCTTATGGTTGTCGCTGGAGATGCACTCAAGGACAATCTCACTGCAAGCGGGCCACTTGTATTGCCGACAGCAGAGCTTCTCAAGTTTTTCTTTTTTGACATTGTTGGAAAGGTGCTCTACTGGAGGAAGATCAGACCATACATCCCCAACTTCTGTGTTGCATTTGAACATATATGCATCCACGTAGGTGGACCGGCGGTTATCAGCTCAATACAGCGCGGCCTCAATCTATCAGACAAGCACGTTGAACCGTCACGAATGACATTGTATCGCTTTGGAAACCAGTCGGCCGCATCAGTGTGGTATGAGTTGGCATACATCGACGCTAAAGGCCTAATGAAGAAAGGCGATAGGGTGTGGATGATCGGATTTGGTGCAGGGTACGAGTGCAACACTGCTACTTGGGTGTGTATACAACCATCTTCCTGCGCGGATGGACCCTGGGTTGACTGCATCAATTGCTACCCTGTGGATATCTCTAGAAAAGGTTAA